Genomic window (Roseimicrobium gellanilyticum):
GCTGGCCCTGACGGTGGTGAAACTGGATCGGGTGGATCTCGAAGGGGAACTGGCGCCGAGGTTGTTTGTCTCCGGGGTGGATCTCGTGGACGGCACGCCGGTCTTCGATATCAAGCCGTATGTGCGCTATGCGGACTCGATTCCTGAGGCACGCAGCAGTTTCGCAGACAAGGCACCACCTACGGTGCCGGTGGAGTGGGAATGTGAGAGCGCGGTGCCAGCCGAGGTGCGAGAGGTGATCGCGCAATCGTTATCACTCCAGCCGCAGCCAGCCTATCACGAGGATGCCATGCGCGAATATGCCACGGAAATTGGAGGATGGCGCGTGCGGTGGGTGATCGCGAAAAATGGCGTGTGCGTGAGGAGTTGTGAGAAAGTGGACTGAGGAGTTGGCGTAGGGGGTGGTCCGCATACTCTGTGTGCGGGCATGAGATCGTTGCTCCAGTATCCTGTCATGTCCTTCGAACATCGCAGACTCGCCCACGCCTGACCCGCACACGGAGTGTGCGGACTACCAAAGGGCATGGGTCGATGCCGTGTTTTAATCTTGCATCGCCTACGTGAATAGAACATGCACAGGGATAGATGAGCGAACGTGACACAGCCCTCCCCATCCGCGCTGCTACAGAAGTGCTGGCGGCATATGGCGTCATACCGGATCGATGTGACATTCTCCAGAATGGCCACACACTGGTGCTGCGACTCACGGAGGACCTCGTGGCGCGCGTGGTGCAGGACGTAGATGGGCCACGGCAGGGCACGGAGTGGTTTGAGAGAGAGAACGCAGTCGCGCAGCATCTCACAGAAAAGGGTGCGCCGGTCATTTCGCTTCATGACGGTCTGCCCTCAGGACCGCATGAGCATTTGGGATACCCGATGAATTTCTGGAAGTTCGTCACCTCGATTGATGCAGAACCGAATCCGGAAGACATCGGCAGGACTTTGCATCAGTGCCACGAGGTGTTGCGTTCCTGTGCACAACCACTGCCGAAGCTGGCCATCATGACGGAAAGCCTCGCACTGCTGGACACCCTGACGGAGAAGAATGCCTTCCCGGAGCCCACGCTGACGCTCTTACGCGCTCATCTCACCACGTCGCTGGAGGTTCTGGACCATGGCCCACATCAGCCTCTGCATGGTGATGCGCACATGGGCAACCTGATGAACACTACCATCGGGCTTCTATGGTCGGATTGGGAGGACACCTTCTGCGGACCCGTCGAGTGGGACATTGCTTCCGTCATCTGGAACGCGAAGATCCTTGAAGAGGATTACGACACCACGGAAAGCATCCTGACTGCCTACCGGCAAGCCGGAGGCCAAATCGACGAGACGCTCCTCCAACAAAGTCTCATCGCCCGCGCGGCGGTGATGACCGCATGGTATCCCGTGCTCTACCCCAACCCCAACGCGGAACGGCAAAGCAAGCTGCAGCGACGCGTCGAGTGGCTGGAGAAGATGAGATAGGCAACCGCAACCAGCATCACCAAGCCGAAGGCGACATCAGCCCAGCTTCGGTCTGATCGTCTGCTGCTGCTGGATCTTGTTGTTCTGCTCCGGGGGCGTCCAGGATTCGCCATCCTTGGTATAGCCCAAGACGGTGCCTACTTTGGGCACTTCTTGTTTGGTCTGGTCGGAACCATCGATCTTGTTGTCGCGATTGAGATCCTTTTCCTGGCGGTCGCCAGTACCGATGACGCCATCGCGGTCTAGGTCCCGGCTGCGATCATCCGAGGCATCCACGATGCCATTGTGGTCCAGATCCCGGCTCAGGTCGGGCTTGGGCTGTTGCGGCGGAGGAGTGGTAGGCTTGGATGTGCTGGCCATGGCAAGAGGGAGGTAAGAATGGCGGTAAGGGCTTCTCCAGACTGATTCGGCAGGTCGCCGGTGAAGTTACGCCCTTTCAGCCAGCCTTCCCCTATTTTTTCTCCGTGTCCGCAGGGGGATTCGGCAGCAGCTTCGGGTCGTATTTCGCTCCTGCTGAGACCTGAACGACGGTCATTCGGACTTTCGTGGGGAAGAATTTTCCGTGAT
Coding sequences:
- the tsaA gene encoding tRNA (N6-threonylcarbamoyladenosine(37)-N6)-methyltransferase TrmO encodes the protein MHTLNPIATLRTCYTDKFGVPRQSGLASSAWGVIEFEPSYRREEAVRGIEDFSHLWLITQFHLVEEEPKTLMVRPPKLGGNERKGVFATRSPFRPNRLALTVVKLDRVDLEGELAPRLFVSGVDLVDGTPVFDIKPYVRYADSIPEARSSFADKAPPTVPVEWECESAVPAEVREVIAQSLSLQPQPAYHEDAMREYATEIGGWRVRWVIAKNGVCVRSCEKVD
- a CDS encoding phosphotransferase family protein, whose amino-acid sequence is MSERDTALPIRAATEVLAAYGVIPDRCDILQNGHTLVLRLTEDLVARVVQDVDGPRQGTEWFERENAVAQHLTEKGAPVISLHDGLPSGPHEHLGYPMNFWKFVTSIDAEPNPEDIGRTLHQCHEVLRSCAQPLPKLAIMTESLALLDTLTEKNAFPEPTLTLLRAHLTTSLEVLDHGPHQPLHGDAHMGNLMNTTIGLLWSDWEDTFCGPVEWDIASVIWNAKILEEDYDTTESILTAYRQAGGQIDETLLQQSLIARAAVMTAWYPVLYPNPNAERQSKLQRRVEWLEKMR